Proteins encoded within one genomic window of Bombina bombina isolate aBomBom1 chromosome 1, aBomBom1.pri, whole genome shotgun sequence:
- the LOC128638516 gene encoding gamma-crystallin 1-like, whose translation MGKIVFYEDRNFQGRSYECSSDCSELNSYFSRCNSIRVENGHWMLYEHPNYRGNQYYLKRGEYPDFSHWTSNNDSIRSCRIIPQHRGTFRIKIYEKEEFNGVMQEFTEDCPHVHEEFRYHDIQSCNVLEGHWIFYEELNYRGRQYYLRPGEYRRYSEWGASNSRVGSLRRVQEFY comes from the exons ATGGGGAAG ATCGTCTTCTATGAGGACAGAAACTTCCAGGGCCGCTCATATGAGTGCAGCTCAGATTGCTCTGAACTGAACTCCTACTTCAGCCGTTGTAACTCCATCCGAGTGGAGAATGGACACTGGATGCTGTATGAGCACCCTAACTACAGGGGTAACCAGTACTACCTGAAAAGGGGAGAGTACCCAGACTTCTCTCACTGGACAAGTAACAACGACTCTATTAGATCCTGTCGCATTATTCCACAA CACCGTGGAACTTTTAGGATTAAGATCTACGAGAAGGAAGAATTCAATGGTGTCATGCAGGAGTTTACTGAAGATTGTCCTCATGTACATGAAGAGTTCAGGTATCATGATATACAGTCCTGCAATGTCCTGGAAGGACACTGGATTTTCTATGAAGAACTCAACTACAGGGGGCGCCAGTACTACCTGAGACCTGGAGAGTACAGGAGATACTCTGAGTGGGGGGCCTCAAACTCAAGAGTTGGCTCTCTCAGACGTGTCCAAGAATTCTATTAA